The Deltaproteobacteria bacterium genomic interval GCTTCAACATCGTAAACGGCTACATGGGAGAGTTCGCCTGTGGCCATGCCGGGTTCATGGCCGTGGGCGCCTATGTCAGTTCCATCGTCAACGTGATGCTGTTCACCGATGACAAAGTCTTTGGAACCGCCCTGCTGTCCCCGGAGATGGCCGTGTACCTTTTTCCCTTCGTCCTGCTCGTGGGCGGCGCCGCCGCCGCCGTGACCGGCCTGTTGGTGGCCATCCCCTCGTTCAAAACCCGCGACGATTATCTGGCCATCATCACCATCGCCGCCAACTTCATCATCATCAGCACCATCATCAACATTGATATCATCGGTGGGGCCAGGGGCTTCATGGGCATGAAGAAAGTGCTCTTCGCCATGAGCGACAGTTTCGACGTCCCCTGGATTCTGCTCTGGGTTCTCATTTTCACCGTGGGCACGGTTTTCATCATCCGGCGCTACGTCACCTCGACCTATGGCAAGGGGATCATCGCCATCAAACAGGACGAGGTGGCCGCGGAAATCATGAGCGTCAACACCAACAAGATGAAACTGGTGGCCTTCATGCTTTCCAGCGGGCTGGCCGGTGTCGCCGGCGGGCTCTTCGCCCACATCCTGGGTTACATCAATCCCAATTCCTTCGGCATCCTCAAGTCAACGGAATGTCTGGTCATGGTCTATCTGGGCGGCATGGGATCCCTCGGTGGATCGGTCATTTCGGCGGTCCTGTTCACGCTGCTCCTGGAATCCCTGCGTTTCATCATCCCCTGGATGGACACCATGCTGCACTACGCGCACCTGCTCCCCGACAGCTATGAGCTGAGCCAGGTCTGGAAATGGGTCATCATCCCCCTCATCCTCATCCTGCTCATGCAATTCAGGCCCGAGGGCATCATGGGCAATCGGGAGTTGTCCGACGTGTTCCCCGGACTGAAAAAATTCTACTCCTTCAAATAACACGCTCGAAACAGCGAAAAGCGATCGCATTCATCATCCGGAGCATCTATGTCCCTTTTGCAGATTCAAAACATGACAAAAACCTTCGGCGGTCTGCGCGCGTTGTCGGATTTTTCCGTCACCCTCGAAGGCAACGAGCTGCTCGCGCTCATAGGCCCCAACGGGGCCGGCAAGACAACGGTCTTCAACCTGATTTCCGGCTTTTACACGCCCACGGAAGGTTCCATCATTTTCAAGGGCAAACCCCTGACCGGGCTCAAACCGCATCAGGTCACGTCGCGGGGGATCGCCCGCACCTTCCAAAACATCCGTCTGTGGCACGACATGACCGTGCTCGAAAACATCCAGATTTCCCAACATTACAACCTGGGTTACACCTTGGTCGACGCCTTTTTCCGTACCAAGCGGTACATGACCAACGAAAAGCGCCTGGCCGACCGTGGCCATGAAATCCTGGAAGCCCTGGATTTGAAACAATTCGCAGAGGAAATGCCAAAAAACCTCCCCTACGGACTGCAACGCCGTGTCGAAATCGCCCGCGCCTTGTCCATCAATCCCTCGCTTCTGCTTCTGGACGAGCCGGCCGCGGGCCTCAATTCCGCCGATGTCACCGATCTGATCAAGCTCATTGGCTGGATTCACAAGGAGTTCAAGGTCGCCATCTGGATGATCGAACATCAGATGGACGTGGTCATGTCGCTGTGCTCCTGGATCAAGGTCATCGATTTCGGGGAGACCATCGCGGAAGGAACTCCGGAACAAATTCAAAACAATCCGGATGTCATCAAAGCTTATCTTGGAGACGAGAATATCTAATGCTGCTCGAAGTCAAAAATCTTTACGTCAAATACGGCAACATCGAAGCCCTGCACGGCATTTCCTTCACCGTGGACAAAGGCGAAATCGTCACGCTGATCGGAGCCAACGGCGCGGGCAAAACCACCACCCTGCACACCATCACCCGCGTGCCGCCGCCAGAAGGCCCCCGGATCACCGAGGGCGACATTCTGTACGAAGGCCGGAGCATGATCGGCATCGAGGCGCACAAAGTCGTGCAGGACCTGAAAATCGCCCTGTCCCCCGAGGGGCGGCATATTTTTGGCAACCTGACCGTCGAGGAAAACCTGCAGCTGGCCACGTATGCCCGCAAGGACGAAGCCCGAATCCAGACCGACCTCGGGCGGGTGTATGACCTTTTTCCCCGCCTGTACGAACGACGCAAACAGCGCAGCGAGTCCCTGTCCGGCGGCGAGCAGCAAATGCTCTCCGTGGGCCGGGCGCTCATGACCGGAGCGACATTCATCATGCTCGACGAGCCGTCCATGGGGTTGGCGCCGCTGCTCATGTATGACATGTTCCGGGCCTTGAAGGAGCTGAACAGTCAGGGCATGACCTTGTTGCTCATCGAGCAAAACGCCCGCATTGCCCTGCAATTCGCCCACCGCGGGTATGTCCTCGACACCGGCGCCATCGTCGCCTCGGGCAACGCCGCGGAACTCATGAACAACCCGGATGTGAAAAAGGCCTATCTCGGCGGCTGACACCCGTCACGCCCGCGTTTTCCCGTCACGAGCTCAGGCTTTCCGCTTGAGCTTTTTCATGCGGTGACGACCAGGGAAACGCGCCACGCCGGGATCCGTCCTTCCGGCCGGCGCGCTCCAAAACGGGGCCACGCCCGAGGCTGGAAGCAAATTTCATTATTTTCAGACAGGGAAAATGCCCTTGGGGCCGCCCTGTCATGGGAGCCACCATGCGCAATATCGTCCTCATCGGCATGGCCGCCTCGGGGAAATCAACCATTGGCAAAAAACTGGCCCAGCGCCTGAACATGGCCTTCGTGGACACGGACGCCCTGATCGAGGCCTGGTGGGGAGCGCCTCTCCAGGCCATTGTCGACCACCTTGGTCCAGACGACTTCGTGCGCGCCGAGGCGGATCAAATCAGCCGCCTTTTCGTCGAACGCTGCGTCATCGCCACCGGCGGCAGCGTCGTCTATTCCGAAGCCGCCATGCAACATCTGACGGAGCTGGGCCATGTCGTTTACTTGAGGGCCTCTTTCAATGCCATCGCCCAGCGGCTCCGCAATCCCTTGTCACGCGGGCTGGCCATCGGCCCCACGCAGAGCATCGAAGAGCTTTACGCCGAACGGTCCCCGCTGTATGCACGCTTCGCTCAGCTGACCCTGGACACGGACACGCTGACGCCCGAGGAAACCTGCGCCAAGATCGAACTCGCGCTGACAGCCCCTTCCTAAAGGATTGCCGATGAAAAAACTTCTGCCCTCACAGGTGTTCCGCAAGTTGGCCAGCTTGTACGAAGACATGCAGACACAGTACCAGATACACAGCGCGCGGCTGGGGCTGAGCTGCGATGGTTGTTCCGACAATTGCTGCACCAGTTATTTCCAGCACCACACCCGCGTCGAGTGGGCGTATCTTCTGCAAGGGCTGGCCGAATTGCCCGAAGCCACCCGCCGCGAATACGAACGCCGCTCCAGAGCCTATGTCCGCGATGCCCAGGAGGCTCTCGCGACCGGCGAACGACCCCACATCATGTGCCCGCTGAACGATGACGGCCGGTGCGGCGTGTACGCGCATCGGCTGATGATCTGCCGACTGCACGGCGTGCCCAACAAACTCCGCTATCCCAATGGCCGCGTCGTGGAATTTCCTGGCTGTCACCGCAGTCAGGCTCTCTGCGCAAGGGCCGACCAAATCCCTGTTCTGGACCGAACTCCGCTCTACATCCGGCTTCTGGAGCTGGAGGCGCAATATGTGGGGCCCTCCAAGATCCGCGCCCTGCCCCGGGTTGATCTGACCTTGGCCGAAATGATAGTCCACGGCATGCCCCAACCATGAAGGAGTCCCGCATGCGTCCACGCCTCATGACATGTCTGTGCGCTCTGTTGCTGCTGACGGCCTGCGCCCACCTGAGCGTTGTACATCTGGACAAGAAACAATGGATCCAGGGTCGGGACGAGACCCTGGCCATGCGCTACTGGACCTTCGTCTACACCAGCCGGGTGGAAAACAACCGTCTGATCATTTCAGGAACAGCCCTGCCCGTTCCCGGCAGTATCCCGTCCTGGGCGACCTGGATTCAGGATCTCTGGATGCAGGCGTATTTGAGCGACGATCAAAGCAAGGTCCTGGCCAAGGACCTGCGCCTCTATCTGCCCATGGACCTGGACCCGCGCCAAGGCGTGCCCTTTGAATTCCACCTCGCGCCCGAATCCCTGGGGTCGACGGGACCGCTCTATATTTCCTTTGGCTACCGCATGGAACTCACTCCGGATCGTTCAAGCCAACCCGCGCCGGGCCAGGAGCCCCGTGTTTTCTTCGCCAGCCAGGGCGCCTTGTTCCAATAAGCCTTCCGCTTCCCCCCCCAAAAAAAAAACGACCCGGCTTCAGAAACTTGAAACCGGGTCGTCGCGCGTGATCACGCACACTAATTGAGACTTTTGTTTTCCTGATGCAGACGCACCGCCAGGGATGACGACACCTTCTGTCCCCGCTCCGAAGTTTTCCACTCCGTGAAGGCATGCATCCACGAGTCGAAGCCATAAATTTTTTGCATGAGCTGTTCTTCGTGCAAGCCCAGCCAGGTATCGAAGAGATACATTTCGATGGAAAACTCCTTGGAATCCAAGACCTGGGGAGCGGTATCGGGAGGGAACTTCTTTCCGTCGTAGTTGAGCTGTAAAAACTCGACCACGACCCGCTGCGAAAGTTCCGGGCTCAACGGCTGGTCGAGCATCTGTTCGACCAGCTCCCAAAAATCTGGAAACTGGGCTTGCATCTGCTTGGATTGTTCTTCGGAAAATTTGATATAGACTCCATCCTCGCGTTCTTCTATGAAATAATAACGAAGCCAAAATTCAAAATGAAAAACCTTGGCCATTTCGGTACATGCATCAATTGCTTCCGCCATTGTTCTCCCCTGTATCTGGTTATCCAGTTTTTGAACTCAATATACATGCACGCCCAATGCATGCATAAAAAAAATCACCGTAAAAAGAACGTCCAACATATGTTGACAAGAGACATAATCGAAATTACCCCCGATGATTACAAAAACGCGATAGTTGGAGGATTATTATGGAAGAGTATGTAAAACAAGCTCTAGAGATCGTCAAAGCACAAGCCAGCGTGCGCAATATGACGGAAGAAGAGCTAACTTCAATGGTGCGCTCCCTGACCGAGGGGATCAAAAACATCGCCGAAGGAATCAGCGTCGAACCGGCCAAATCTCCCGTTACCGAAGACCCCAAAAAAGCAATCCGTGAAAAAAGCATCATCTGCATGGAATGCGAAAAGTCCTTCAAGGTACTGACCAAGCGCCATCTGGCCAGTCATGGTCTGACCCCCGAGGAATACCGGGAAAAATGGGGCTACAAGAAAGGAACGTCCCTTGTGGCCAAATCCCTGGCTCGTGACCGCCGCAAAAAAATGCAGGACATGAAGCTGTGGGAAAAACGGGGCAAAAAATAACCCAGGTCCCAAAAAAGGCGAAGCAATGCTTCGCCTTTTTTATTTGTCTCCGTCAAAATGCTGGGCAATCTTGGTCAGTTTGCCCGCCAGCAGGGCAAAGTCCGGATCAATGGCTTGCAGCACGAAAATCGGACTGACGTACAGGCCGTTCCAGTCGAACTCCATTTCCAGACCCTCATCCCGAACCTCCGCGGCCGCGACCATGGGGCGCACGTCCACCTCGCCGGGTTCTCCCTTTTTGGTCAGCTTGGGCGTGATCCATTGCCGTGCCGCCAGAAATGGCTCCAAACGAACCAAAAAACGCTCCCGATCCTCGGAAAGACGCCAGACAAGAAGATACCGTTCCCGCGTGGCAATGGGCGCGCGACGCTGGCAGACCAATTCATCCACGCGCGCGACCCGCATTCCCAGCGGCAATTCAGGTCCGAGCAGATTCGCCAAGTCCCCGGGGTTCGTGCGCTCGCGCACAAAAAAATCCATCCATTCACAGACACTGCCCACGCCCACGGG includes:
- a CDS encoding shikimate kinase translates to MRNIVLIGMAASGKSTIGKKLAQRLNMAFVDTDALIEAWWGAPLQAIVDHLGPDDFVRAEADQISRLFVERCVIATGGSVVYSEAAMQHLTELGHVVYLRASFNAIAQRLRNPLSRGLAIGPTQSIEELYAERSPLYARFAQLTLDTDTLTPEETCAKIELALTAPS
- a CDS encoding branched-chain amino acid ABC transporter permease — protein: MRKLTVPTILLALIGVIVFMSHQEYIDLYIQSVIMFMGVNIILSSSFNIVNGYMGEFACGHAGFMAVGAYVSSIVNVMLFTDDKVFGTALLSPEMAVYLFPFVLLVGGAAAAVTGLLVAIPSFKTRDDYLAIITIAANFIIISTIINIDIIGGARGFMGMKKVLFAMSDSFDVPWILLWVLIFTVGTVFIIRRYVTSTYGKGIIAIKQDEVAAEIMSVNTNKMKLVAFMLSSGLAGVAGGLFAHILGYINPNSFGILKSTECLVMVYLGGMGSLGGSVISAVLFTLLLESLRFIIPWMDTMLHYAHLLPDSYELSQVWKWVIIPLILILLMQFRPEGIMGNRELSDVFPGLKKFYSFK
- a CDS encoding transcriptional regulator, translated to MEEYVKQALEIVKAQASVRNMTEEELTSMVRSLTEGIKNIAEGISVEPAKSPVTEDPKKAIREKSIICMECEKSFKVLTKRHLASHGLTPEEYREKWGYKKGTSLVAKSLARDRRKKMQDMKLWEKRGKK
- a CDS encoding ABC transporter ATP-binding protein, with translation MSLLQIQNMTKTFGGLRALSDFSVTLEGNELLALIGPNGAGKTTVFNLISGFYTPTEGSIIFKGKPLTGLKPHQVTSRGIARTFQNIRLWHDMTVLENIQISQHYNLGYTLVDAFFRTKRYMTNEKRLADRGHEILEALDLKQFAEEMPKNLPYGLQRRVEIARALSINPSLLLLDEPAAGLNSADVTDLIKLIGWIHKEFKVAIWMIEHQMDVVMSLCSWIKVIDFGETIAEGTPEQIQNNPDVIKAYLGDENI
- a CDS encoding ABC transporter ATP-binding protein; the protein is MLLEVKNLYVKYGNIEALHGISFTVDKGEIVTLIGANGAGKTTTLHTITRVPPPEGPRITEGDILYEGRSMIGIEAHKVVQDLKIALSPEGRHIFGNLTVEENLQLATYARKDEARIQTDLGRVYDLFPRLYERRKQRSESLSGGEQQMLSVGRALMTGATFIMLDEPSMGLAPLLMYDMFRALKELNSQGMTLLLIEQNARIALQFAHRGYVLDTGAIVASGNAAELMNNPDVKKAYLGG